The following coding sequences lie in one Crassostrea angulata isolate pt1a10 chromosome 10, ASM2561291v2, whole genome shotgun sequence genomic window:
- the LOC128167608 gene encoding uncharacterized protein LOC128167608 has product MLKEFCFLLMATYVAATYSTGYPTYPSYPSYPSYPPVPTYPPGGYRYVVYIQYLYYLYITYGPNSVQYTQYYQYLVRLHIIPVGFNFRRGGFPGGFPGGFPGGFPGSFPGGLTRSRLIDAGSGVIPLGEGYIPGGGYPYGSGPGGIGGFPSGLSGIGGFPSGLGGTGGFPSGLGGFGGFPSGLGGAGGFPSGLGGIGGFPSGLGGAGGFPSGLGGVGGFPSGPGGAGGFPSGLGGAGGFPSGLGGIGGFPSGLGGAGGFPSGLGGAGGFPYGLGGAGGFPSGLGGIGGFPSGLGGAGGFPSGLSGVGGFPSGLGGTGGFPSGLGGYPYGSGIPSAGFPSGGFPSGGFPSGGFPSGGLSSTSFSSGSSFLSSSGLGGFGDGFDGGFDGGFGDLDGFDSGLSGLGSGFGGGFGGLGGGLGGGLGGGLGGKSKHGYY; this is encoded by the exons ATGCTGaaagaattttgctttttgTTGATGGCCACTTATGTGGCAGCAACATACAGCACAG GTTATCCCACCTATCCAAGCTACCCTAGCTACCCATCTTATCCCCCTGTCCCGACCTATCCCCCTGGTGGATACAGATACGTCGTTTACATTCAATACCTGTACTACCTGTACATCACCTACGGACCCAACTCTGTCCAATACACCCAGTACTACCAATATCTGGTCAGGCTGCACATCATCCCTGTAGGATTCAATTTCAGACGAGGTGGATTCCCCGGTGGATTCCCTGGAGGATTCCCTGGCGGTTTCCCAGGTAGTTTCCCAGGTGGACTTACCAGAAGCAGACTCATAGACGCCGGTAGTGGAGTCATTCCACTTGGAGAAGGATACATTCCTGGCGGCGGATACCCATATGGATCTGGTCCCGGCGGAATTGGAGGATTTCCTTCCGGTCTTAGTGGAATTGGAGGATTTCCCTCTGGTTTGGGCGGTACAGGAGGATTTCCATCTGGTCTAGGTGGATTTGGAGGATTTCCGTCTGGTTTGGGCGGTGCAGGAGGATTTCCCTCTGGTCTAGGTGGAATTGGAGGATTTCCCTCTGGTCTTGGCGGAGCTGGAGGATTTCCCTCTGGTCTGGGTGGTGTAGGAGGTTTTCCCTCTGGTCCTGGCGGAGCTGGAGGATTTCCCTCTGGTTTGGGCGGTGCAGGAGGATTTCCCTCTGGTCTAGGTGGAATTGGAGGATTTCCCTCTGGTCTTGGCGGAGCTGGAGGATTTCCCTCTGGTCTTGGTGGAGCTGGAGGATTTCCCTATGGTTTGGGCGGTGCAGGAGGATTTCCCTCTGGTCTAGGTGGAATTGGAGGATTTCCCTCTGGTCTTGGCGGAGCTGGAGGATTTCCCTCTGGTCTTAGTGGTGTAGGAGGTTTTCCCTCTGGTTTAGGTGGAACTGGAGGATTCCCCTCTGGCCTAGGTGGATACCCGTACGGCTCTGGAATCCCAAGTGCTGGATTCCCAAGTGGTGGATTTCCCAGTGGTGGATTCCCAAGTGGTGGATTCCCAAGTGGCGGTCTTTCATCCACTAGCTTCTCTAGCGGTAGCTCTTTTCTAAGTAGCAGTGGTCTTGGAGGTTTTGGAGACGGTTTCGATGGTGGTTTCGACGGCGGTTTCGGCGACCTCGATGGCTTCGATAGTGGGTTAAGTGGCCTAGGAAGTGGATTTGGCGGTGGATTCGGTGGACTCGGCGGTGGATTAGGAGGCGGACTAGGAGGTGGTTTGGGTGGAAAATCCAAACACG gATACTATTGA
- the LOC128164478 gene encoding uncharacterized protein LOC128164478 isoform X2 yields MLKEICFLLMVTYVTATYSTGYPTYPSYPSYPSYPPVPTYPSGGYRYVIYVQYLYYLYITYGPNSVQYTQYYQYLVRLHIIPVGFNFGSGGFPGGFPGGIGGSRIIGGGSGTIPLGSGYIPSGGSPYGPGIGGIGGGFPSGSSLSISSGSTGFSSGFPSGGFPSGGFPSGGFPSGGFPSGGSTSFSSGGSFLSSGGSGLGGLGGGIGGGLGGIGGGLGGIGGGLGGGLGGIGGGLGGIGGGLGGIGGGLGGIGGGLGGIGGGLGGGLGGGLGGGLGGIGGGLGGGLGGGLGGGLGGGGLGGGFGGKKSGYY; encoded by the exons ATGCTGAAAGAAATTTGCTTTTTGTTGATGGTCACTTATGTGACAGCAACTTACAGCACAG GTTATCCCACCTATCCAAGCTACCCTAGCTACCCATCTTATCCCCCTGTCCCGACCTATCCCTCTGGTGGATACAGATACGTCATTTACGTTCAATACCTGTACTACCTGTACATCACCTACGGACCCAACTCTGTCCAATACACCCAGTACTACCAATATCTGGTCAGACTGCACATCATCCCTGTAGGATTCAATTTCGGATCTGGTGGTTTCCCTGGAGGATTCCCTGGTGGTATTGGCGGAAGTAGAATTATAGGAGGCGGTAGTGGAACTATCCCACTTGGAAGCGGTTACATTCCTAGTGGTGGATCTCCATATGGACCTGGTATTGGTGGAATCGGAGGAGGATTTCCATCAGGAAGTTCTCTTAGTATCTCAAGTGGAAGCACTGGTTTCTCATCTGGATTCCCAAGCGGTGGATTCCCAAGCGGTGGATTTCCAAGCGGCGGTTTCCCAAGCGGTGGATTCCCAAGTGGCGGATCCACCAGCTTCTCAAGTGGTGGCTCCTTTTTGAGTAGCGGTGGTAGCGGTCTTGGAGGACTAGGAGGCGGAATTGGAG GTGGACTTGGCGGAATTGGAGGTGGACTCGGCGGAATTGGAGGTGGACTTGGCGGTGGATTAGGCGGAATCGGCGGTGGATTAGGCGGAATCGGCGGTGGATTAGGAGGAATTGGCGGTGGATTAGGCGGAATCGGCGGTGGATTAGGAGGAATCGGCGGTGGATTAGGAGGTGGTTTAGGAGGCGGACTCGGCGGTGGATTAGGAGGAATCGGCGGTGGATTAGGAGGTGGTTTAGGAGGTGGACTTGGCGGAGGATTAGGAGGAGGCGGACTCGGTGGTGGTTTTGGTGGAAAAAAAAGTG GTTACTACTAA
- the LOC128164477 gene encoding uncharacterized protein LOC128164477: protein MLKELCLLLCATYVAATFSTGYPSYPTNQYQPYPSSGGSRYVVYLQYLYYLYVTYGPTSVQYRQLYYYLIRLHVIPSGFNFGGSPGGFPLGGSTGGFPIGGGIGGLPFGGSGSPFGGSGLGGGFPIGGGSLGSGLPIGGSSFPIGGGSPGSSFPIGGGISGLPIGGSGFPLGGSGLGGRLPIGGGSLGSGLPIGGSSFPIGGGSPGSSFPIGGGISGLPIGGSGFPLGGSGFGGGLPIGGGSLGSGLPIGGSSFPIGGGSPGSSFPIGGGISGLPIGGSGFPLGGSGLGGGLGGFPSNGGSLSFSSSGSSFQSGSSGFPSGGSPISGGFPGSSGLSGFPNGLSGLTSGLSGLGGLDNGFPGSFGPSRGHGGYKQKGGVY from the exons ATGCTGAAGGAACTTTGTCTGCTACTTTGCGCCACTTACGTGGCTGCAACCTTCAGCACAG gTTACCCCTCCTATCCCACCAATCAATACCAGCCCTATCCCTCTTCTGGAGGATCTAGATACGTAGTTTACCTCCAATATCTGTACTACCTGTACGTAACCTATGGACCAACCTCTGTCCAGTACCGTCAGCTCTACTACTACCTGATCCGACTCCACGTCATTCCTTCAGGATTCAACTTTGGGGGCTCTCCTGGTGGGTTTCCATTAGGAGGTTCCACTGGAGGATTCCCAATCGGCGGTGGTATTGGAGGACTTCCATTTGGAGGATCTGGCTCCCCATTTGGAGGAAGTGGATTGGGAGGTGGATTCCCAATTGGAGGCGGTAGTCTTGGTAGTGGTTTACCTATTGGAGGATCAAGTTTCCCAATTGGAGGCGGTAGTCCAGGAAGCAGTTTTCCAATCGGTGGTGGAATAAGTGGTCTTCCTATTGGAGGATCTGGCTTTCCATTAGGCGGAAGTGGTTTGGGAGGCAGACTTCCAATTGGAGGCGGTAGTCTTGGGAGTGGTTTACCTATTGGAGGATCAAGTTTCCCAATTGGAGGCGGTAGTCCAGGAAGCAGTTTTCCAATCGGTGGTGGAATAAGTGGTCTTCCTATTGGAGGATCTGGCTTTCCATTAGGCGGAAGTGGTTTTGGAGGCGGACTTCCAATTGGAGGCGGTAGTCTTGGGAGTGGTTTACCCATTGGAGGATCAAGTTTCCCAATTGGAGGCGGTAGTCCAGGAAGCAGTTTTCCCATCGGTGGTGGAATAAGTGGTCTTCCTATTGGAGGATCTGGCTTTCCATTAGGAGGAAGTGGTTTAGGAGGGGGTCTTGGCGGATTTCCATCAAATGGTGGTTCTTTAAGCTTCTCTAGCAGTGGTTCTAGCTTTCAATCTGGTAGCTCTGGATTCCCAAGTGGAGGATCCCCAATTTCCGGTGGATTCCCAGGATCATCCGGTCTGAGTGGATTCCCTAACGGACTTTCTGGCCTAACATCTGGACTTAGTGGATTAGGTGGTTTAGATAACGGATTCCCAGGAAGTTTTGGTCCAAGCAGAGGTCATGGCGGATACAAACAAAAAG GTGGAGTTTACTAA
- the LOC128167611 gene encoding uncharacterized protein LOC128167611 has translation MLKEFCFLLMVTYVAATYKTGFPLMPFNTNIQNFPPVPTYPSGGYRYFVYVQYLYYLYITYGPNSVQYTQYYQYLVRLHIIPVGFNFGSGGFPGGFPGGIGGSRIIGGGSGIIPLGSGYIPSGGSPYGPGIGGIGGGFPTGSSLSISGGSTGFSSGFPSGGFPSGGFPGAGFPSGGFPSGSSLSISSGSSGFSSGFPSGGFPSGGFPIGGFPSGGVSSTSFSSGDSILSSDGFGDGFGGGLGGGIGGIGSASGGGLVGKPKLGYY, from the exons ATGTTGaaagaattttgctttttgTTGATGGTCACTTATGTGGCGGCAACATATAAAACAG GTTTCCCCTTGATGCCCTTCAACACTAACATCCAAAACTTTCCTCCTGTCCCGACCTATCCCTCTGGTGGATACAGATACTTCGTTTACGTTCAATACCTGTACTACCTGTACATCACCTACGGACCCAACTCTGTCCAATACACCCAGTACTACCAATATCTGGTCAGGCTGCACATCATCCCTGTAGGATTCAATTTCGGATCTGGTGGTTTCCCTGGAGGATTCCCTGGTGGTATTGGCGGAAGTAGAATTATAGGAGGCGGTAGTGGTATTATCCCACTTGGAAGCGGTTACATTCCTAGTGGCGGATCTCCATATGGACCTGGTATTGGTGGAATCGGAGGAGGATTTCCAACAGGGAGTTCATTGAGTATCTCAGGCGGTAGCACTGGTTTCTCGTCCGGATTCCCAAGCGGTGGTTTCCCAAGCGGTGGTTTCCCAGGGGCTGGGTTCCCTAGCGGAGGTTTTCCATCTGGAAGTTCATTGAGTATCTCTAGCGGAAGTTCTGGTTTCTCATCAGGATTCCCAAGCGGTGGATTCCCCAGTGGTGGTTTCCCAATCGGTGGTTTCCCAAGTGGTGGAGTATCATCCACCAGCTTTTCCAGCGGCGACTCCATTTTGAGTAGCGATGGTTTCGGTGACGGTTTTGGTGGCGGTTTGGGAGGCGGAATTGGTGGAATAGGAAGTGCATCTGGAGGTGGCCTGGTTGGAAAACCTAAACTCG GTTACTACTAA
- the LOC128164478 gene encoding uncharacterized protein LOC128164478 isoform X1 codes for MLKEICFLLMVTYVTATYSTGYPTYPSYPSYPSYPPVPTYPSGGYRYVIYVQYLYYLYITYGPNSVQYTQYYQYLVRLHIIPVGFNFGSGGFPGGFPGGIGGSRIIGGGSGTIPLGSGYIPSGGSPYGPGIGGIGGGFPSGSSLSISSGSTGFSSGFPSGGFPSGGFPSGGFPSGGFPSGGSTSFSSGGSFLSSGGSGLGGLGGGIGGGLGGIGGGIGGGLGGIGGGLGGIGGGLGGGLGGIGGGLGGIGGGLGGIGGGLGGIGGGLGGIGGGLGGGLGGGLGGGLGGIGGGLGGGLGGGLGGGLGGGGLGGGFGGKKSGYY; via the exons ATGCTGAAAGAAATTTGCTTTTTGTTGATGGTCACTTATGTGACAGCAACTTACAGCACAG GTTATCCCACCTATCCAAGCTACCCTAGCTACCCATCTTATCCCCCTGTCCCGACCTATCCCTCTGGTGGATACAGATACGTCATTTACGTTCAATACCTGTACTACCTGTACATCACCTACGGACCCAACTCTGTCCAATACACCCAGTACTACCAATATCTGGTCAGACTGCACATCATCCCTGTAGGATTCAATTTCGGATCTGGTGGTTTCCCTGGAGGATTCCCTGGTGGTATTGGCGGAAGTAGAATTATAGGAGGCGGTAGTGGAACTATCCCACTTGGAAGCGGTTACATTCCTAGTGGTGGATCTCCATATGGACCTGGTATTGGTGGAATCGGAGGAGGATTTCCATCAGGAAGTTCTCTTAGTATCTCAAGTGGAAGCACTGGTTTCTCATCTGGATTCCCAAGCGGTGGATTCCCAAGCGGTGGATTTCCAAGCGGCGGTTTCCCAAGCGGTGGATTCCCAAGTGGCGGATCCACCAGCTTCTCAAGTGGTGGCTCCTTTTTGAGTAGCGGTGGTAGCGGTCTTGGAGGACTAGGAGGCGGAATTGGAGGTGGACTTGGCGGAATTGGAGGCGGAATTGGAGGTGGACTTGGCGGAATTGGAGGTGGACTCGGCGGAATTGGAGGTGGACTTGGCGGTGGATTAGGCGGAATCGGCGGTGGATTAGGCGGAATCGGCGGTGGATTAGGAGGAATTGGCGGTGGATTAGGCGGAATCGGCGGTGGATTAGGAGGAATCGGCGGTGGATTAGGAGGTGGTTTAGGAGGCGGACTCGGCGGTGGATTAGGAGGAATCGGCGGTGGATTAGGAGGTGGTTTAGGAGGTGGACTTGGCGGAGGATTAGGAGGAGGCGGACTCGGTGGTGGTTTTGGTGGAAAAAAAAGTG GTTACTACTAA